The Kineococcus radiotolerans SRS30216 = ATCC BAA-149 genomic interval GGGTGACCCGGTTCTGCCCCGCGGCCAGCAGTTCCCCGCCCCGCACGAGCACCGCGCCGAAGGGGCCACCGCCCTCGGCGACGTTCTTCGTCGCCAGTTCCACGGCGCGTTCCAGGAAGTGCGCGTCGGCGGCGCCCGCAGCCGCGCTCACGCCCACGCCTCCGGCGCCGCCGGGAAGACGTCGTTCGCCACGACGGCCTGGATCAGGCCGTAGGGGCGGTCGGCGGCGTGGAACACCTCGCCGTGGTTGTCGGTTCCGAAGCGCGCCAGGTCGTAGTCGAAGTGGTGCTTGTTCGGCGCCAGCAACCGGATCTCCGCCGCCTCGGGCACCCGTTCCAGGGCGCTGCGGCCCATGTGCCACAGGGTCTGCTGCAGCGCGAGGGAGTGCAGCGTGGCGAACTGCTCGATCAGCGCCTCGCGGATCGTCGCGTACGCGGCGTCGAAGTCGAAGCCGTCCGCCAGGGCCGCGGCGCCGTAGCGCCAGGTCGCCACCAGCGACGTCGCCATGACCCGGTCGTCGGTCTCGGGCAGGGTGGTGTACGCGTCGGTGAGGAAACCCTTGAACTGCGACCCGGTGGACTTCAGCAGCGTGAGGTCCTTCAGGCCGGCGAGCACGTGGACGACCTGCCGGCCGTCCCCGTCGCTGACGGTGGCGGCGGCGGTGCGGACCTCGGCCCCGGACCGGATCCAGGTGTGGTCGTGCTCGTTCCCGCCGACCTGCGCCCGCGTCCACGGGTACGCCTCGACGTCGACGCGCGCGCCGCTGACGGGTTCGACGTCGTCGACGAAGTGGCGCGCGAGGTCCAGCGCGTACCCCTCGACGGTGGCGACGCCCTTCTCCTTGGCGTACGCGTACACGGTGTTCTTCTGCGTGTCCGTCGGGAGGACCTTCGACTGGTCGCCGCTGAGGTAGGCGTCGGCGAAGTCACCGCGCAGCGTCGTCGTGACGTTCAGGTCCACGATTTCGTGGCGGGCGGTGTCCCGCCGGAAGCGGACGACCCGGTTCTCGGCCTTGCCGTAGCGGTGGTCCGCCAGGACGATCGACACGGTCAGCTCCCGCGGTAGGTGGAGTAGGCGAACGGGGACAGCAGCAGCGGCACGTGCAGGTGGGGACGGGCGTCCGCGCCGGGGGTGACGGTGAAGGCGACGACGACCTCCGGGTGGAACGTCTCGCGCCCGGCGGCGGCGAACCACTCCCCCGTGGCGAAGGTCAGGCGGTGCACCCCGGCCCCGAGGTCGGCGTCGAGGCGGGCGCGCCCGTCGGCGTCGGTGCCGGCCCTGGTCAGGACCTCCCCGCCTGGCCCGGTGAGGGTGAGGCTCACCCCCACGGCCGCCGTGCCGGTGACGGCGTCGAGGACGTGGGTGGACAAGGTCGTCACGACGCGGTCCCCGCCCGCACCGGCGACGCGTCGCCCACGGCGCGCTCCAGCCGCAGGCGGGTGATGGCCGCGAGTTCCCGGCGCAGCACGGCGCGCTCGGTGACGGGGTCGTTGTCCAGCCGGGAACGGAGCACGGCGAGCAGCTCCTCCGCGCTGCGCCCGGACGCGCACACCAGGTACACGTGCCCGAAGCGGGCCTCGTAGGCGCGGTTTCCCGCGGCGAGGTCGTCGAGCACGGCCGCGTCGGCCGACAGCGCCGCGGCCTGCTCCCGGCGGGAGGCGGCGTTCGCCGGACGTTCCCCGATGCGGGGGTGAGCGGCCAGCGCGGCGTCGACGTCCTCCTCGGACGCGGTGGCCAGAGCGGCGTCGGCGGCGTCCAGCAACGCGGCCACCGCGGGGAACGGGCGCTGCGCCGCGAGGGCGGCGGCCCACCCGGGTGCGTGGCAGCAGGCCAGGAGCAGGTCGCGGAACTCCTGCTCCGGAAGGGCGTTCAAGGCGACGACGCCCTGGACGCGGCCCTCGGTGGTGCTCACCATCGTTGCCTCCTCCTGGTGACGGACGGCCAGTGTCACCGGGTCCGGCGAGGCCGCGCAGCCGCCGAAGTGCCAGCGTTCGGTGTCCGCGACCGCGGTCCCTGGTCGGAACCACCAAACGGCGCGGAGTCCGGAACCCGCCGGAAACGTGCCGGAAACACCGCCGCCCACCCCGCCCCCGTCTCCCCCGCCGACCGCGTCCTCGCCCGCGCCGGCCGGCCGGCGGTCCCGTGGTGGAATGGGCCGGTGCCGGTCCTGGGGGTGGTGCTCGCAGCGGGCGCGGGAACACGCATGGGGGTTCCCAAGGCGCTGCTGCGCTCGGCCGGGGGCGCCAGCTGGGCGGCCCGGACGACGGAGGTCCTCCGGGCCGGCGGCTGCGCGTCGGTGGCCGTCACCGTCGGCGCCGCCGCCGGGGAGGTCCGCTCCAGCCTGCCGGACCGGGTGGACGTCCTCGAGGTGCCCGACTGGGACCGCGGCCCGGGCGGAAGCGTCCTCGCCGCGCTCGACCACGCGCGGGCCGCGGGGGTCGAGGCGCTGCTGCTGATGCTGGTGGACCTGCCCGAGGTCACGGCGGGCGACGTGCGGGCGGTGCTGGAGGCCGGGGGCGAGGATCCCTCGGCCGCGCTCGTCCGCGCGGGGTGGCGGGGCCGCGGAGGGCACCCCGTGCTCCTGGGGCGTCGGCACTGGGCCCGGGCCACGAGGCTCGCCGCCTCCGGGACGGGGCTGCGGGAACTGCTGCGGGAGGAGGGGTGTCTCGAGGTCGCGGTGGCCGCGTCGGTGCGGGACGTCGACACCCCGGACGCGCTCCCGGAAGGCACCTCCTCCCCCGGCGGTGTCCGGTGGAGGGCCCCGGCGCGGTGACCCGGGGCCCGTCCCCGGGCGGGTCCTGACCGCGCGGTCACACCGCAGCGGGCCTCCGCTTCGGCAGCAGCGCGTAGGTGGCGGCGGCGACCGCAAACCCGACGAGGGCGGTGAGGTCACCGGCGCCGGGTGCTGCGGCGGGAACGGGACCCACGTAGATCTCCTGGTTGGCGAAGAGCCCCACGGAGAGGACGAGCCCGATGAGCATGGCGGCCACGCCCGAGGGGTTGCGGAAGGCGCGGTCGTGCAGCAGGGGCTGCAGGTCCCGCCCCCGGCGGGCGAACTGGTCGACGAGGACGACACCGAGCCACGGGGCGATCCAGTAGGCGATGACGAGCAGGAACTGCTCGTAGGCGTGACCGGCGTCGGACAACCCCGCCCAGGCCAGGACGAAACCCACGACGCCGAAGGCGACCGGCACGATCGCCCGGCGCCGGGTCAGCGCCGTGAACCCCATGGTCAGGAACGACATCGAGCCGGAGTAGACGTTGAGGATGTTCGCGCAGATCGCCCCCAGGGCGATGGCCAGCAGGGTGATCTGGCCCAGCGCAGTGGGCAGGTGGGAGGTGAACGCCGCGGTGGGGTTGCCGTCGACCGCGCCGGGGATGGTCACCGACGCGGCGCCGGCGAGCATGAGGACCGAGGTGGAGACGAACAGACCGAGACCCGCCGCCCGGCCCGCCGCGGCCCCGGTGCCCGGCCGCAGGTAGCGGGTGTAGTCGGTGGCGTAGGGGTTCCAGCCCGCGGTGTAGCCCCAGGCGGTGGCCGCGGCGAGGATGAAACCGCCGGTACCGCCGGGGGTGGCGGGCGCCGCGCTGTAGTCCGCCTCGGCGAAGGTCAGCACCGCGACGACGGCGAACACCACCGCCAGCACGACGGCGGCGTAGCGCTCGAAGAGGTGCACGAGGTCGTGCCCGAGGGCGGCGATGGCGATCTGCACGACCACGACCGCCACCAGGCACAGCAGGGCGGGCAGGCTCGTCAGGGCGGACAGCGCGAAGGCCGCGCTGACGCTGTTGACGGCGAACCACCCGAAGCCGGCCATGACCGACATGAGCGCCGCGGGCAGCAGGTTGCCGAGGTGGCCGAACGCCGTGCGTCCCAGCACCATCTGCGGGACCCCGACGCCGGGCCCGCGGGCGGACAGGACGCCGTGGCTGATCGCGGCCAGGGCGTTGCCCAGCAGGAGGGCGGCCGCGGCCTGCCAGAACGACAGGCCGAAGGCCTGCGTGGCGAGGACCCCGACGAAGATCGTGGCGAACTCGAGGTTCGGTGAGCTCCACGTCCAGGCCAGGTTCCGCGGCCGACCGCGACGTTCGTCCAGGGGGATGGTCTCGGTGCTGCGCCGCTCGATCGTCTCGGTGCGCACCGCGGTGGTGGTCTCGCCGTCGGCGGTGGGGGTGGTGGTCACGGGAGGTCCTCTCCGATATCTTCGAACCACACGTCGGGGCGCTGCTCGATGAAGGTGGTCATGAGGGCTCGGCAACGGTCGTCGTCGAGCACGGTCACCGAGACGCCGTGCTCGGCGAGCCAGGCGTGCCCGCCGGTGAAGGTGGTGCTCTCCCCGACGAGCAGGTGCCCGATCCCGAACTGGCGCACCAGCCCGCTGCAGTACCAGCAGGGCGACAGCGTGGTCACCATCACGGTGTGGCGGTAGGACGCTCGCCGGCCGGCGTTGCGGAAGGCGTCGGTCTCACCGTGCACGGACGGGTCGTCGTCCTGCACGCGCCGGTTGCGGCCGGCGCCGAGCAGGGTGCCGTCGAGGGTGAAGAGGGCGGCCCCGATGGGGACACCGCCCTCGGCGGCGCCCGCGCGGGCCTGCTCGAGGGCCACGTCGAGCAGGCGGGTGGCGTCGAGGGCGGGTGGGAGCAGGAGCGTGGTGGTCACGGTGGCAGTCCACCGCACCCGGCTCGTCCCCCGGCAGGGACACGACGTCAGCCATCGAGCCGGCGATCACGTGCACCGCGTACCGTGCGCGGATGGTCCTGAGCGTGCGCAGCGCGTTGCTCCACCCCGTCGTGCGGGATGCCCGTCCCGAGCTGCTCAACGGGGAGGAGGGTCTGGACGCTCCCGTGCGGTGGGTGCACTCCAGCGAGATCTACGAGATCGGGCCGCTCCTGCAGGGCGGGGAACTCCTCCTGACCACCGGGCTGGGCGTCGCGACCGTCGACGCGGGGGCTCGCCGGCACTACGTCCGCGACCTCGCCACCCGCGGGGTCGCCGCCCTGGCGGTCGAAGTGGGCCGCTCCCTCCCGCAGGTCCCGCCGGAGATGGCCGACGAGGCGGCGCGTCGCGGGTTGCCGCTGGTGGTGCTGCACGAGGTCGTCCCGTTCACCCGCATCTCCGAGACGCTGAACACGGCCATCATCGGCGGTGCGACGCTGCGGCTGCGCTTCGCCGAACGGGTCATCACGGCGGTGGAGGGCGCGCAGGTCGAGGAGCGGGGGTTGTCGGGGCTGCTGTCGGCGGTGGGCGACCTGGTCCAGCGCTCGCTCGTCCTCGTCTCGGCCGGGGGCGCGCTCGTCGCGGCGGCGGGGACCTCCTCCGACCGGGACGCCTGGCGGGTCCTGGAGGCGGGTGGCCCGCGGGCGTCGATCTCGGTCCGCGGCCGGGCCTGGGGCGTGGTCGCCGCCGCTCCCGCGGCGCTGCCCGGCCCGGGGTCCGACCCCGGCGGGGACGAGGACGACGTGGCCACCGCGTTGCGCTGGCTCGTCCCCGCCCTGGCCATGGAGGTCGTGCGCACCCACCGGGCTCCCAGCCGCCCCGACCAGCTCGCCGAGCGGCTGCTGTCCGAACTCGTCGACGGAACCGCCCCCGCCGACACCGACGTCCTCGTCCGGGCGGGCGCGGCGGGGTTCCACCCGGGCGTGGGGGACGTCGTGGTCGCCGTCGCGGTCGACGCCCCCGAGAGCCGGTCCGGCCTGTCGGTGCTGGAGTCCGCCGCCCGCGTGACGGGAGGGGTGCTGCTGCGCGGGCGCGTCGGAGCGGAGGTGCTGGGGCTGTTCGCCCTCGCCGAGCGCGGTGACCAGGTGCGGGTCGTGACCGCCGCCGTCGAGCGGGCCTGGCAGCGTGCGGGCCGCCCGCCCCTGCGGGCCGCGGTGGGTGACCCGGTGCGCTCGGACCGCGCCGCGGGCGGCTGGCGGTGGTCCCTGGGCCGGGCGCGGGCGGCCCTGGCCGTGGCGGGCACCACCCGCCCGCCGCTGCCGGAAGCGGGCACGCCGGTGACCACGAGCCGGACGTGGGCCCTGGACCTGCTCCTGCGCGACGCCGACGTCGACGTCGAGGACCTGGTCGAGGCGACGCTGCACCCGCTGCGACGGTGGGACGAGCGGCACGGGAGCGAACTCATCCGCACCGTCGAGACGCACCTGCGCCTGGGCTGCTCCCCCGGTCGCACGGCCGCAGCCCTGTCCATCGGCCGCCAGACCACCTACCAGCGGCTGCGCCGGGCCGAGGAGCTCCTGGGCCACCCCCTCGACGACGCCGACGCCCACGCGGGGCTGCTGCTGGCCACCGCCGCCGCCCGCCTGGGCGGTGGGCCGCCCACCCGGTCCGGCCCCGTCCCGGGCGGGGCGGTCAGCGGCGACCGGGGTGCGTCCCCGGTAGGTGCGGAGAACCGGAACCGGTGAGCATCTCGCGCAGCGAACCCCGCCGCGGCTGCGCGGGCAGCAGTCCCCTGGCCCGCAGCAGCGGCATCACGTCGGCGATGAAGTCGCGGTAGGACTCCGTCCCGCCGAAGGTGAACTCCACGAGGAAGCCGTCGACGTCGGTGGCCTCGACGATGGACTCGATCTCGTCGGCGACCTGCGCCGGGGTCCCGGTGACCTTGAATCCGCCCATGGTCTCGCGCAGACCGTCGAGGACCTGCCCCACGGTCAGCGAGGGGTCCTGGTACTGCCGCAGGAGGCTCTGGCCGACCTCGGTGGAGATGTCCTGCAGGGTGGCGGCCGGGTCGAAGCGGGTCAGGTCGATCCCGGACCACCCCAGGAACAGGGCGGCCATCGCCTCCCGGCTCGGGGCGTCGGTCAGCTCGCGCCGCAGCCGGCGAGCCTTCTCCTCCGTGTCCCCGACGACGACCGACAACCCGTTGACCACCTTGACGCCGTCCCGTGGGCGTCCCCGCTCCTGCGCGCGGTCGCGCAGGTCCCGCACCAGCGCCGCGGCGGCCTCGACGTCGCGTTCCTGGGTGAAGATGCACTCGGCGTAGGTGGCGGCGAAGTTCTTGCCCGCCACCGACGCCCCGGCCTGGAACAGGGTCGGGGTCCGCTGCGGGGACGGCGCGATCGGGTAGTAGCCGTCGAGGGCGAAGAACGGGCCGTCGTGGTGCAGGCGGTGCACCTTGGCCGGGTCGGTGAAGACCCCGCTCGCCTTGTCCATCGGCTGCGCCTGCTCGTCCCACCCCTTCTCCCACAACGTCAGGCACAGGGAGACGAAGTCGTCGGCGCGGGCGTAGCGGGTGTCGTGCGCCGTGACCGCCCCCTCGCCGAGCAGCCGGACGAGGGCGTCCTGCATGTCGGAGGTGACGATGTTCCACCCCACCCGCCCGTTCGTG includes:
- a CDS encoding PucR family transcriptional regulator encodes the protein MVLSVRSALLHPVVRDARPELLNGEEGLDAPVRWVHSSEIYEIGPLLQGGELLLTTGLGVATVDAGARRHYVRDLATRGVAALAVEVGRSLPQVPPEMADEAARRGLPLVVLHEVVPFTRISETLNTAIIGGATLRLRFAERVITAVEGAQVEERGLSGLLSAVGDLVQRSLVLVSAGGALVAAAGTSSDRDAWRVLEAGGPRASISVRGRAWGVVAAAPAALPGPGSDPGGDEDDVATALRWLVPALAMEVVRTHRAPSRPDQLAERLLSELVDGTAPADTDVLVRAGAAGFHPGVGDVVVAVAVDAPESRSGLSVLESAARVTGGVLLRGRVGAEVLGLFALAERGDQVRVVTAAVERAWQRAGRPPLRAAVGDPVRSDRAAGGWRWSLGRARAALAVAGTTRPPLPEAGTPVTTSRTWALDLLLRDADVDVEDLVEATLHPLRRWDERHGSELIRTVETHLRLGCSPGRTAAALSIGRQTTYQRLRRAEELLGHPLDDADAHAGLLLATAAARLGGGPPTRSGPVPGGAVSGDRGASPVGAENRNR
- a CDS encoding nucleoside deaminase, encoding MTTTLLLPPALDATRLLDVALEQARAGAAEGGVPIGAALFTLDGTLLGAGRNRRVQDDDPSVHGETDAFRNAGRRASYRHTVMVTTLSPCWYCSGLVRQFGIGHLLVGESTTFTGGHAWLAEHGVSVTVLDDDRCRALMTTFIEQRPDVWFEDIGEDLP
- a CDS encoding LLM class flavin-dependent oxidoreductase, which produces MSKQLVLGAFEVMAPTFLANSWRHPLAQPEGYAGMAHWQELARQLDAGGFDFLFFAEALAYPMTPEGEVPEVVVREAVQFPVHDAPLLLSGLAATVDRLGFVVTSSTTAERPYLLARKYSTLDHLTNGRVGWNIVTSDMQDALVRLLGEGAVTAHDTRYARADDFVSLCLTLWEKGWDEQAQPMDKASGVFTDPAKVHRLHHDGPFFALDGYYPIAPSPQRTPTLFQAGASVAGKNFAATYAECIFTQERDVEAAAALVRDLRDRAQERGRPRDGVKVVNGLSVVVGDTEEKARRLRRELTDAPSREAMAALFLGWSGIDLTRFDPAATLQDISTEVGQSLLRQYQDPSLTVGQVLDGLRETMGGFKVTGTPAQVADEIESIVEATDVDGFLVEFTFGGTESYRDFIADVMPLLRARGLLPAQPRRGSLREMLTGSGSPHLPGTHPGRR
- the uraD gene encoding 2-oxo-4-hydroxy-4-carboxy-5-ureidoimidazoline decarboxylase, translating into MVSTTEGRVQGVVALNALPEQEFRDLLLACCHAPGWAAALAAQRPFPAVAALLDAADAALATASEEDVDAALAAHPRIGERPANAASRREQAAALSADAAVLDDLAAGNRAYEARFGHVYLVCASGRSAEELLAVLRSRLDNDPVTERAVLRRELAAITRLRLERAVGDASPVRAGTAS
- the pucL gene encoding factor-independent urate hydroxylase, translating into MSIVLADHRYGKAENRVVRFRRDTARHEIVDLNVTTTLRGDFADAYLSGDQSKVLPTDTQKNTVYAYAKEKGVATVEGYALDLARHFVDDVEPVSGARVDVEAYPWTRAQVGGNEHDHTWIRSGAEVRTAAATVSDGDGRQVVHVLAGLKDLTLLKSTGSQFKGFLTDAYTTLPETDDRVMATSLVATWRYGAAALADGFDFDAAYATIREALIEQFATLHSLALQQTLWHMGRSALERVPEAAEIRLLAPNKHHFDYDLARFGTDNHGEVFHAADRPYGLIQAVVANDVFPAAPEAWA
- a CDS encoding purine-cytosine permease family protein, with amino-acid sequence MTTTPTADGETTTAVRTETIERRSTETIPLDERRGRPRNLAWTWSSPNLEFATIFVGVLATQAFGLSFWQAAAALLLGNALAAISHGVLSARGPGVGVPQMVLGRTAFGHLGNLLPAALMSVMAGFGWFAVNSVSAAFALSALTSLPALLCLVAVVVVQIAIAALGHDLVHLFERYAAVVLAVVFAVVAVLTFAEADYSAAPATPGGTGGFILAAATAWGYTAGWNPYATDYTRYLRPGTGAAAGRAAGLGLFVSTSVLMLAGAASVTIPGAVDGNPTAAFTSHLPTALGQITLLAIALGAICANILNVYSGSMSFLTMGFTALTRRRAIVPVAFGVVGFVLAWAGLSDAGHAYEQFLLVIAYWIAPWLGVVLVDQFARRGRDLQPLLHDRAFRNPSGVAAMLIGLVLSVGLFANQEIYVGPVPAAAPGAGDLTALVGFAVAAATYALLPKRRPAAV
- a CDS encoding nucleotidyltransferase family protein; the encoded protein is MLAAGAGTRMGVPKALLRSAGGASWAARTTEVLRAGGCASVAVTVGAAAGEVRSSLPDRVDVLEVPDWDRGPGGSVLAALDHARAAGVEALLLMLVDLPEVTAGDVRAVLEAGGEDPSAALVRAGWRGRGGHPVLLGRRHWARATRLAASGTGLRELLREEGCLEVAVAASVRDVDTPDALPEGTSSPGGVRWRAPAR
- the uraH gene encoding hydroxyisourate hydrolase, which produces MTTLSTHVLDAVTGTAAVGVSLTLTGPGGEVLTRAGTDADGRARLDADLGAGVHRLTFATGEWFAAAGRETFHPEVVVAFTVTPGADARPHLHVPLLLSPFAYSTYRGS